The stretch of DNA TGAATGGCGTTGTTGATTTCTGCCTGGTCGGCTTCGAGCTGAGCGGTATCGTTGAAGCCTTCATTAGCGGCGTGAATGGCCAATTCTCTCATCGAAACCAGCAGACTGTTGATTTCATTGAGAGCGCCTTCAGCCGTCTGAATCATATTGACCGAACCTTCGGAGTTCTCAATAGCCTGATTCAGACCGGCGATCTGAGCCCGAAACTGTTCGGATATGACCAAACCAGCCGGGTCATCAGCAGCACGGTTAATCCGATAACCCGACGAGAGCTTTTCCATCGATTTGGTCAGATTCATCGTCGTGTTAGTCAGATTCCGGTGCGAGTCAATCGCAGCAATGTTGTTGTTAATACGAAGTGACATCCGTCATTTCCTCCTTGAATATTGTTTGGGATTTCCTTACCCCTAACAAAGCTCTCAGCCCATTAACGGGCGTACATCCGATGTCACTTTATTCCTATTAAAAAACTGAGGTAATTGGAATTCTTGTTCTTATACACCTCCCCTTTAGTTAAATATTTAATTTAACGGTTAAGTATTTCATCTTCTTTATTGATAATATAAATCGGCAAAAAGCTTTAAAACTTTATAACTTAATGGCTCCGGCCGGAGATTAATTATCCTTGGATTTCAACAACTTAGGCAGTGGTTTTAGGGGCTTCTATCTCCGCTAAACGGCTTTTGGCGGGCTGAAAATCGGGATTAATTTTCAGAATCTGCAGATAACCGATGGCCGCCGAATCAGCATATCCCAGATTATAGTAACATTCCGAGATATTAAACAGCGCCTCAACGTGGCTTGGATTTGAGGTCAGGAATCGCTCAAAATGCGGCAGGGCTTCAACATAACGTTCGAGCCGGCGATAAACAGTGCCGACCGCAAGGCTGATGACGATGTCATCAGGGGCTATCGCTATATATTTTTCAAGAAGCGGCAGAGCTTCGTTCAGCTTATTCAATCGAAGCCGGGTCAGGCCAAGATTTCGCCAGGCCGCGGCCAGTCCCTCGTTCAATCCCAGGGCGCGGGCATATAATTCCTCGGCTTTTTCATAGTCACCAAGTTTAAAATAGCATCCGGCCAGATCATTGTAAGCTTCTGAATCATGAGGAGATAACTCAACACATTTGTCAAAGGCGTCGATGGCGCCGGAGAAATCACCCTGTTCATAGCAGGCTTTTGCCAGAATATTGTAGCCGGTCGCATAATCGGGTTTGGCCTGGACCAGGGCAGCCAGAAGCCGAACCGCCTTGTCATATTTTTTTCGTGCCAGCCAGAATAATCCGCCGGCTTCATATATTTCGGGCCGACCATCGGTTAATTCGACGGCTCTATCGAGGAAACTACCGGCCTTTGCTTCATTGCCGAGCAGAGCATAATATCTGGCCTTATGTAAGTTGGCCAAATCCGAGGATGGATTCAGGGCCAGTTCTTTCTCGATATATTCCCACGCCTTGTCGGCTTCTTCACGATCAAGATATATATCGGCCAGCTTGAGATTTATATCCTGGCAGGGTTCCTGTTCCCTGAGAGCTTTTTTGTAATAATTTTCGGCCCGGGTCGTATTGCCCTGTATTTGGTGTATCAAACCCAGCGAATAGTAGGCACGATGGCGCATGAATCCGAAGAGGAGAATTATGCTTAATTCTTCCCTGCCGGCATCATATTTTTTCTGCTCATCAAGATATCGAAGGAAATATTGCTCCGCCTTATCATAGTCATGCATTCTCCCGCAGGCCTCCCCGATAGTGTACAGGGCGTCAAGATAGTCCGGTTTGGTATCGAGCGCCTGCCGGCACTTTGCGGCAGCCTCTTCGAACCGGCCGCAGGCGATTAAGGTTGTCGCCTGTTGATGCAGCCCCTGCAGATAGAGCGGCAGGGTGGCGCGGTTTCGGGGGTCACTGAGTTCGACCACGCGGGCGGCATGTTTCAGGATAAGGCCGGCCAGTTCTTTGTCGGGCTTTTTGGTGACGCCTCGAAGCAACTGGGCATAATTGAAATGGACAAAGGGGTCATCGGGCTTGAGCATGAGCTGTTTTTCCAGCAATTCACGGGAGCGGGCGACCTTTTTCATTTTTTGATCATGGGGCAGGTTGTATCCATAGTGTTTGATTTTCACGCCAACCCTCAAAATGGGTTCATTGTCGGGAAATTGCAGTTGATTGTGCACTATCCCCTCATAACGGAACCGGGCTTCCCGGCGGAAAAGACGCGGGGACGGCAAAAATGAAGTGCACTCCCCTGTTTTCTTATCGGTATTCAAAACGGATATCGAAATAATTCGAAAATCATCGCGATTGATTGCCTGACGCAACACAGGCAGATCATCTTCAATAAATTCTTCATCGGCATCAATAATAAATATCCAATCGCATGTCGCTTTTGAAATAGAGTAATTGCGATGCCTGGAGAAATCCTTGCTCCACTTCTGCGGGAAGACTTTGGCTCCATAAGAACGGGCAATTTCGACGGTCCGGTCGGTCGATCCGGTATCGACGATAATTATTTCATCCACCCAGTTTCGGATCGATTCCAGGCAGGCGGGCAGGAATTCCTCTTCGTTTTTGACCATCATACAGGCCGATACGGTTGCTTTATATTTCATGGTTTTTTTGAGGATACGCAGTTCCTGGACTTGAGTACATTTTTCGAGACCGTTATCGACGACGGATTCGGCCTTTTCATACTCCTTGAGGCGCTGGCAGAGGGCGGCCAGATTTATATATGGATGATGATAGGTTTCATTGTGTTCGATTGCTTTTTGGAACGATTCGGCGGCCCGGTCGGTCTCCCCGGCCGCCTGCCATGCCAGGCCGAGATAATTGAACAGCAGGTGCAGGTATCCTTCACTCAGGAGCCCGGTATCACCAGGGCGCTTTGATCTGGCGGTAAACAATTCCAGGAATTTTTCGCCATGTTTCAGGCATTTATCATAGTCTTTATAGTTAGCATAAATATAGGAAAGTGCAAAATGAAAGTCACAATCATTGGCATCGATTTCAAGCCCCTTACAGGCGGCATCTTCAGCTTCGGGTAATCGGCCGCTGTTGGCCCGGGCGAAGGCCGTCAAACGCAGAAATTTCAGGCGTTCGGTTTCATTTTTTATGCCCGGAGACAGGTTTTCCAGCAGATCGATGCATTGTTTGAATTTTTTGTCATGATACAGCTTTTCGGCTTTGATCAATGACGCTCCAATGGTATTATCGGAGCTTTCGCTCGTGCTGTTTTTGGGATTCTTGCCGAACTTTGATACAGCGGTTCGCGTGCGGGAGGTTTTCCCCCGGCTTTTTTTATTCTTCTTGCCCGGCATTTTAATCAAACGGTTGCGGGTGCCTGATACTGTTTTTCTTCAACGACTTTGTCAGTGTCCTGCATGACAAAGTATTTTACTTCATAGCCGGAATTGACCAGCACCAATTGCTTGGCCAGCCGCGTTTCGGTGTTAATCAGAATCGGGCCCTGCAGGTTGATTGACATATCCCGGGGATCGGTCGGAATGGTGACAATGGTGTAAGTCTCGACGGACTTCACATCCTTGATGTGCAATTCCTCGATTTCCTTGGGATTCACCTCTATCCTGTATCCCGGGCAGAAGAGCAGCGGATTCACAACCGGAAAGGCCGCGCCGGGGTCATCGACGGACTGGTACCACAGGAAGGGTTCGCAGTCCTCGCGCTCGATCAGGCAATATCGTTTCAGGTTTTCAAAGCCGAGAATCGGTTTTGACATGGTAATGATTTTGTCATTCGGAATTTCCAGTTCTCCGAATCTTAGTGTCATGACTTTCATTTATACTTCCCCTGTAAAAAGACTATCCTCTATTTCAAGAAGTTAAGCAATGACGGTTGTATGATTTTGGAGGCTGCAATCAACGCCGCCTGATAGCTGTTTTCCTGCATTGCCAGATCAGTAACCAATTTTGTCAAATCGGCATCTTCGACATCACTGAGCATTTTGGTAAAATTGTATTGTAAATCACTCAGCCGCGAGTCGGTCGTTTCCATGCGAATCACTTTTGAGCCGACCGCGCCACGGTGGTTGAGGACATTTTGCAAACCTTTATCGAGATTTCCGATAATCTGTCCGATGACTTCGCGATCATCATTCTTGAGGGCATCGACCAGGATCATCAACGATCCGATCATATCGGTTGAACCGAAAATGCCCAAATTATGAGCGGTACGGCCGTCATCGACTTCCTCGATTTTCATTGATGCAGTCGTGGACGTCGACACGATTTGAAGGCCGGTTTGTGAACTGTTTATCGTGGCATTAATATCAAGGCCGCTGTTATTGAAGGCATCCATCAGATCGCCGACGGTCGAGTAGGCGGTATTGCCCAAGTCAAGAAAGACCAAGCGATTTCCCTGGGAAATTTTGACCTGCCCCAGTTCGAGACCGAGTCCGTTTTTCAGAAGCGTCAGAGGGGTAGTCTCGGTTATGATCGGTGTCAGGCCGTCACCTACTTTGGTCAGGGAAAAATCGCCCAGGAGGCCGAGATCGGCCGCAGTGGTAAGACCGGCGGCGGCTTCGCTGACGGTAAAATCCATGCGCGGATTAAGATCACCGCCTGGAAGAGTCGGATCTATTTCGCCAAGTATGCGGAGGTCGGCAGCAGTCGAGCCGGTCGCGGAAGCCTCATCAATGATGAGTCCGAGCGGAACGCCGTTGGTGTCGGTGATATCTATGCCATTGCCGGCGGCATTGATAGCGGCCGTCACATTGTTAATCCCGGCAGCGGCAAGGGTTGTGTTGATAGCATTTATAACATCGCCGATATCATTAGCGGCGGTCAAATCGACATCGACATTAATGGAATCATCGGCGTTATGAATCGTTATTTTGCCGTCAGTCAGATCGACGCCCCGGCCGTCATTGAGATTCGAGAGCAGGGTGGCTCCGGTAATCAAGCCGGTATCGACAGCATTCCAGCGAAGATTGTTGCCTTCCTGACCGAAATCGACCGTCAGGTTGGTTATGCCGGCGGCGGCCAACTGATTGTTGATCAAAGTCAGGGCATCATCCACCGTGACGGCACCGGTTATGTCAATCGTGACATTGAGGCCGGTGTTATTGTCGGTTACTTGAAATGTGCCGGCCGAAAGATCGACTCCGGCGCCGAGGTTGAGATCGGCAAGCAGCGTGTTGCCGTCGATGCCTGCCTTAAAGTCGGCATTTTGGCCGAGCGGGGCAAGTTGACCGAGGAGGATGTCGGAACCGATGAGGTTAATACCGACCTTGCTCCCGGCTTCGATTTCGACGGCAATATTGCCTTTGTCTCCCTGAAATATGACACCGGCGGCCGCGGCGCGAAACGCCTTGACGCCGGTCCGATATCCCGAGAAAATATAACGGCTGTCAACCTGGCTGTTGGCCAGCTCGATAATCTGTTCAAAGAGCGACTGGGCCTCATTAGAGGCCGAATCCCGGGCATTGGCATCGAAGGTGTCATTTGACAGCGAAACCGCCAGTTCCCGGGCCGACGACAAGATATCGCTCATATTTCCGAGGATATTATCATAGGAAGCCAGGAGATTGGAGGCACTGCTAATATTCTTCTTGTACTGTCCGATTTCGGAAAGAACATTTCGGTACCGCAGATCCTTCTGGGTTCCGATCGGGTCATCGGACGGCTTGTTGATGCGCCGGCCGGATGACATATTCTCTTCCAGGTTCATGAACCTTGCCAGTGACCGGTTAAGGTTGGAAAGGACCTGGTCCGAGATCATGTTATTGGTTACTCTCATAACATCCTAATCTTCGTAATAGACAAACTCCCTGTCGCTGCCATGCGGCGGATTTTTTATTTTGGCTCCGTTTTGCGGTGATGCTTTGATCTTGTCAGAATTGTTTTTCCTCATTAATTCGCCATACCGGGCGACAGGATCCTTAATATTCTTATCGGATTTCTTCTTGCTCCAGAACATCGAGGTTACTCCGAGTTGTCATGTTTAGCAGCATCACCGCTGCGGTTGGGTTTGCTGTTTGTTTTTTTGTAACTTATGTCGGCCGATTTTTTCTTCTTGGAGTCATCTCCGACAATTTTTCCTTTAAGCATTTTCATAACGCTGGCGAGGTCCTGTTTTACCGATTTGGCGGCTTTTCGATTTTCCTGTTGAATCTTCACATATATTTCCTCGCGATGGACGACTACTTTTGACGGTGCTTCGATACCGATTCTGACCTGGCGCCCGAAGACGCCCAGAACCGTAATTTTTATATCATCGCCGATAGTAATCGACTCACCCAACTTCCTTGTCAGTATTAACACGATACCCTCCGTGGCCTAAGGCTGTCAGTTTATCAGGCTTCTGTTATCTACCAACAATTCCCATTTCCTTAATAACCGTACTCAGCGCCTCATCCATGACGGTAATAACCCGTGCGGCGGCATCATACGCCTGTTGGTATTTGATCATCTGCGTCATTTCCTCATCGAGCGATACGCCCTGAACCGCCTGGCGAGAATTATCCAGTTGACTCACCAGCAGTTGATAATTTTCCATGGTATTTCTGGCCGTCCCGGCTTCTATTCCAATTTGCCCCATCAAACCGCTGTAGAACTCACTCATGGTGGCGGTTCCACGAGACATCAGAGCGGAAGTCCGCAGGTCCGCAATGGCCAGAGCATTTCTATTATCACCTACCTCTCCCGACAACGAGGCCGCAATACGATTGACGTTGTTCTCTATTTCATCGGACAGCTTGAAATTGCCGGCCGAAGTGTAATTCACATTGAAGAAATTTATGCCGGTGGAGCCATCGAGCCCGTAACCGGTCTGATGCAGGGAGTTGACGTTATTAATCAGCTCCGCCGCTATATCATCGAGAGCCTCAAGATATTTCGGAATGGCTTTATCGCGCGTATCGAGCAAGCCCTTAAGTTGGCCGCCGAGAACTTTGACGTCCTTTTCGCTGCCCTGCCAGACAACATTGTTGACCGAAATGGCCCCGGCTCCCGATTTATAGGTGCCGATCTTAAATGACGAGGTCCCCTCGACAATAGCCAGCGACCCGATATATACCGTAGCCGTTCCATTTTTCTGCTCGGCGACATTGACATTGACTAATTCCGACAATTGATCGATCAGGTAATCGCGTTTATCGCGCAGATCATTGGCATTTTCGCCGCCCAGTTCCGTGCGGGCTATTTGCATATTCAGGGAAGCCAATTCACCGGTGTACTGATTCACCTGCTGGGTGACCAAAGCAATGTCTTCGTCGACCGATTTGCGCAAATCGGTCATTTGATTATAGAGCCGATGAAAGCTGCCGGTCATCAGATTGGTTTGTTCCTTGAGGGCCGACCTGGCGGCGAGAGATTCGGGGTTGTTGGCCATATCCGACCAGGCGTTCCAGAACTGATCCATCTGATCGCTTAATGATGCGGCGTTCGGTTCGGCGAACAGGGCCTCGATCTGGGTCAGAGATTTTTCCATGGAGGTCCACTGGCCCAGGGCAACGTTTTCCTGCCGATACTGCTGGCCGAGAAAGAGATCACGGACATGATAAATATCGGTGGCGGTGACGCCGGTTCCGACCGGCCCGACCGAATGCTCGTAAGGCATGGTGGTGGTCGTATGGACCCTTTGCCGGGTATATCCGGGGGTGTTGGCATTGGCAACATTGTGACCGATGGTATTCAGCCACAATTGATGAGTGGAGAGGGCGCGTTTGCCGAGTTCCAATCCGTCAAACAATCCAGACATCAGGCCCTCCTGTCCAGGGCGATATTGGTCCGGACATTATCGATCCTGCCTTCGCCGCTATAATTATTACCGGGCACTTTAATCCGCCCCAACAGTTCCATTGTTTTAACAATATTCTCCCGCGAACGATTGATGAGCATCTCATTTTGAGATCTCGTCTTCAGAATCTTATCGTTCAGGTCAAGTATTGTCTCCCTTATTAATTCCAGCATATTGGCCTGCCCGGGTGAAACCGAATCAATCAGTTTCGATATGGTCAAATCATCGACCATGTTTTCTTCCGATGTCAGGCGACTGATAATGGCTTCTCTCTTCCGGGCACAGGTTCCTGTTTCCATCAGCTTTTCCCTCTGGCGCTCGGTTATGCGATTAAGCATGGCGATGTCGTTTTTCACCAGCGCCTGCTGCTGCATTTCGAGCAATTCCAGGAACGTTTCAAAAAGAGATGCCTCCTTTTCCAAGGTCTCTATCAGTTCCCTGACCAGTTCAGAATTTGAACTATTTTCATTATTTTCTTTCGGCATAATTATTTTTCTCTTTAATCCCCCGGTTTACTCGTAAAAAATTTGCTTACTCCCGAGCGTATCAATGACTGACTTGACATATTCCCGGGTTTCATGATAAGGCGGGATGCCGCCGTACTTTTCAACCCTTGAAGGTCCGGCATTATAGGCCGCCAGGGCTTTCTCGATATCTCCAAAACGGTCGATTAGTTTTCTAAGATATTTCGTGCCGCCCTCGATATTCTCCTTCGGATCAAAAACATCATTAACACCCATATCGGCGGCGGTGGTATCGGTCAATTGCATCAGGCCCTTGGCTCCGGCCGGTGAAACGGCTGTGGCGTCGCCGCCCGATTCGACCATGACGACCGACTTTACCAGATCCGGATTGAGTTTGTATTTACGCGAGACTCTATCGATTATCGAATCATAGCCGGTTTTGACCGGGCTCTTGCTGGTATGATCCGATGGTGTCACTTTGACCGGCTTGGCCGTATTCGTCTCTTCCTGTTTCACCTTTATATATCGGGGCGGCGTTATCATCGGAGAATCGGCCGCTTTTACCTCGCCGTTGCCATCGAATTGTTTTTCAAGAATTTTTTCCATGGAGCGGTAAATGGCCCCGGCGATGCCCCGATTGGAACTACCGGCCATTTTATTGGCCAATTCCTGATCGAACATCTGGGTGTACATATCCTTTCCAAGTCCCCCGCCGAAGCCCATCCCGTCTTCCTCATCCGTTTTTGGGATGGCATCGCGCATGGCCTTGAGAACCTGATAGAAAAAGAGCGACTCCATATCTTTGGCCGCCTTGAACAACCGTTTCTTTTCGGTCTCAAGAGTCGGCTTTGATTCCAAGGGCTGAGCTTTGGGAGCGGGTCTTTCGACGCCGAATGTTGTCGCTTTAATATCCATAATCTTAAATTATTACCAGCTCGGCTCTCAATGCGCCGGCTTGTTTCAGGGCCTCGAAAATGGCAATAATATCCCGGGGGGCGGCCCCGATCGAATTCAGCGCCGCGGCCACATCGGAAAGCGAAACTGTTTCCTGGAAATGAATGACCCGGGCCTTTTCATTATCGACGTTTAACTGGTATTCGGAGGTCACGACCGTTTCGCCCTGGGAAAAGGGCTGCGGCTGCGAAATAACCGGATACGACTTGATATTCACATTAATATTGCCGTGGGCGATGGCAACCGGCGCAATGGAGACATTGCTTCCGGCCACAATGGTCCCGGTCCGTTCATTTATGACCACTCTCGCCGCCTGATCGGGCGTGACCTGCATCTGACCGATATCGGCGATGAACTCTCCCCGTTCGTTGGGATACGACAGCGAATCGGGAACGACCACGCGAACGGTCGAGGCATCCTCGGTAAAAGCGGTCAATCCATACTTGATATTTATCTTCTTAGTAATGGAGGCGGCGGTGGTATAATCGGGGGAGCGCAGCATGATCAGGATATCCTTGCTGTCGCCGGTCGGCGGCAGCTCCCGCGCCACCTTGGCCCCGTTGGGAACCCGGCCCACGAGGGTATAGTTATTGACGATTTTGTTGCCCTCATCGACCTGGACGTTGAATCCTCCGATAGATACCGGGCCCTGGGCAAGGGCGTACATGTCGCCGATAACGGTGGACAGGGGCGTCATAAGCAGGGTTCCTCCCTGCAGCGATGAGGCATCGCCGATGGAAGAAACGGTCACATCAATGCGGTCATCAAGTCGGTTATTCGATGATATCCTGGCGGTGACCACCACCGCCGCGGCATTTTTAGTCTTCAGTTGTTCGGCATCGATAGTCATGCCCATTCGCTCCATCATATTAGCGAGAGATTGTCGTGTAAACGGCACCCCCTTGCTGTCGCCGGTTCCATCAAGACCGATAACCAGGCCATAACCGATCAAATCGGTTTCGCTTTCGGTGTTCATGCGGGCGATATCTTTGATGCGCGCCGAGGCTTCGGCCGGCGGCGCATAGAACTGCAGGAGCAATGTCAGCAGCCAGACCAGCAGGGTCGGAAATGATAACCAGTTACTGAATAATGTTTTCATCATTCCTCCCCTAAAACAGCCAGTTGACAAAACGGGTGATGATGCCCGGACGGCTGGCCGTATTGGCGGCCCCTTTGCCGGTGTATGTAATTTCGGCATCGGAAATCTTATAGGACTCGACGGTATTATCCGCCGCTATATCGCGCTGCCGGACGACACCGGTCAGTGTCATGGTTTCTTTGTCTTTCGAAATATTAATGGCGCGGCTGCCTTTGATAATCAGGTCGCCGTTGGCCCTGACATCCACGACCGTGACCGACATCCGGGCGCGGAGATTCTGATTGCGAAGATTTTCGCCGCGGCCGTTAAAGCTGCTTTTGTTCTGGGTATCGGCGCCGAAGAGCGGTATGAAGTCAAGCGAGCCGATGCCCGGACCGCCGCTGACCGAATTCTCCCCGGCTTTTTCCGTTTTGGTCTCGGACTTGGTCGAGGCCATCGAGTTCTCAAAAATCAGGACCGTTAAAATGTCACCGACCTTGTTGGCTTTGATATCGGTGAACAATGACTGCGACTGCCCGAAGTCACCCGACATGACACGGAGTGTAAACGGCAACAGCAGCAGAATCAATGTCAGGAATAAGATTCTTTTTAAGCTCATGGTATGCACCTCAATGTGTACTGACCTGCACCGTTTTACGATCAATGATGGTGCAGGGAATTACCTTCCTGGATTGGCTGTTCCTGACCCTGATCAGATCCCCGACATAGCCTGTTTCCATGGCGATGCCGGCCGCGGAGATTTCCATAGACTCGGTTTTGTACAAGATGGAAATCTGTTTGCCGGACATTATGGTGGGAATCCGTTCAATGAGGCCGGATGTGATAATTTGATCTTTTCCAATATTTTTTCTCGCCCAGCTTCCGGAAAGTTCTTCCGGAGAGGTCAGGGCTTTTTCGGTCAAATAGGTCGTTTCCACCCGTTTGAGAGTGTACTTCTCGGGCGTAAGGATATCCTGCCTTCTGATGCGGTCGGTCGTTACCAGGGCGTATTCAAACCGGCTGATCCGGGTACTGATCTGCTTCCGGCTGACAAGCTCCCCGCCCTTGAACAAGGCGACCTGAAACGGCACAAGGCCGCGCGGTTCGGCGTCGGTCATCGGCCTGACATAAAGGCTGTCATATGAATCGAAAGCGGCCTCGATGTTATTTTTGCGGAACTCAATTTCCACCCCGGTCGTGTCGAGATCGTAACAGGCCAATATCTTCGCAGTGATCGCCCGGTTCAGGCCGTCATCGGCCATAAGCGAGCCGCACATAAGAAATACCGCGATGAATATTGCCAGTATGTTCAGCCGGATGTTTATCATTCGCTGCCCTATCGTTTCAGATTATTGGAAATCTGAAGCATGTCCTCGCTTGTCTGGATGACTTTCGAATTCAATTCGTAGGCGCGCTGAGCGACGATCATATTGACCATCTCGTCAACGACCCTGACATTTGAAATTTCGAGATATCCCTGGTCGAGTTTGCCGAGGCCTTCCTGCGTCGGTGTTCCCAGAATCGGGGCGCCCGAGGCGGAGGTTTGATTATACAGGTTGTGTCCGACGGCGGAAAGTCCGGCCGGATTGATGAACCTTGCCAGTTCGAACTGGCCGATTGACTGCGGCTCCTCGCCACCCACCAGAAGAACCGAAACATCGCCGTCAATCGAAACCGAGAGCGACGAAGCATCTTCCGGTATGGTCACATTGGGATAGAGATAGAATCCATCGGAATTGACAATCTGGCCGTCGGCGGAGATTTTGAAAGCGCCGTCACGGGTGTATGAGACGGTGCCGTCCGGCATCTGAATTTGAAAGAAGCCCTGTCCTGAAATGGCAAGATCGAGGGCGTTGCCGGTGTTTTGAAAATCGCCGACCGAGAATTCCCTGACGGTGGCCACCGGCCTGGTGCCGTAGCCGACGTCAAGATTAACCGGGACACTGGTACCGACAGCGGTAGCGGTGCCGGCTTCACGAAAGTTTTGATACAGCACATCCTGGAACTCGACCCGGCTCCGCTTGAAACCGGTGGTGTTAACGTTGGACAAATTGTTGGCGATATTGTCCACATTAAGCTGCTGGGCCGACATTCCCGAGACTGCGGATCGCATTGCTTTTAACATGGCTTATACTCCATTACCTGGTTTTCTATCTGACCCGTCCGACATTATTGAGCAGTTTCTCCAATGAATCATCCTGGGCCTGAATGGCTTTGGCATCGGCCTCGAAGTTGCGATAGGAAATGATCATATCGACCA from candidate division Zixibacteria bacterium HGW-Zixibacteria-1 encodes:
- the flgA gene encoding flagella basal body P-ring formation protein FlgA codes for the protein MINIRLNILAIFIAVFLMCGSLMADDGLNRAITAKILACYDLDTTGVEIEFRKNNIEAAFDSYDSLYVRPMTDAEPRGLVPFQVALFKGGELVSRKQISTRISRFEYALVTTDRIRRQDILTPEKYTLKRVETTYLTEKALTSPEELSGSWARKNIGKDQIITSGLIERIPTIMSGKQISILYKTESMEISAAGIAMETGYVGDLIRVRNSQSRKVIPCTIIDRKTVQVSTH
- the flgL gene encoding flagellar hook-associated protein 3, whose protein sequence is MRVTNNMISDQVLSNLNRSLARFMNLEENMSSGRRINKPSDDPIGTQKDLRYRNVLSEIGQYKKNISSASNLLASYDNILGNMSDILSSARELAVSLSNDTFDANARDSASNEAQSLFEQIIELANSQVDSRYIFSGYRTGVKAFRAAAAGVIFQGDKGNIAVEIEAGSKVGINLIGSDILLGQLAPLGQNADFKAGIDGNTLLADLNLGAGVDLSAGTFQVTDNNTGLNVTIDITGAVTVDDALTLINNQLAAAGITNLTVDFGQEGNNLRWNAVDTGLITGATLLSNLNDGRGVDLTDGKITIHNADDSINVDVDLTAANDIGDVINAINTTLAAAGINNVTAAINAAGNGIDITDTNGVPLGLIIDEASATGSTAADLRILGEIDPTLPGGDLNPRMDFTVSEAAAGLTTAADLGLLGDFSLTKVGDGLTPIITETTPLTLLKNGLGLELGQVKISQGNRLVFLDLGNTAYSTVGDLMDAFNNSGLDINATINSSQTGLQIVSTSTTASMKIEEVDDGRTAHNLGIFGSTDMIGSLMILVDALKNDDREVIGQIIGNLDKGLQNVLNHRGAVGSKVIRMETTDSRLSDLQYNFTKMLSDVEDADLTKLVTDLAMQENSYQAALIAASKIIQPSLLNFLK
- a CDS encoding lytic transglycosylase, which produces MYTQMFDQELANKMAGSSNRGIAGAIYRSMEKILEKQFDGNGEVKAADSPMITPPRYIKVKQEETNTAKPVKVTPSDHTSKSPVKTGYDSIIDRVSRKYKLNPDLVKSVVMVESGGDATAVSPAGAKGLMQLTDTTAADMGVNDVFDPKENIEGGTKYLRKLIDRFGDIEKALAAYNAGPSRVEKYGGIPPYHETREYVKSVIDTLGSKQIFYE
- a CDS encoding flagellar assembly protein FliW (binds to flagellin and appears to stabilize flagellin during flagella assembly), which produces MKVMTLRFGELEIPNDKIITMSKPILGFENLKRYCLIEREDCEPFLWYQSVDDPGAAFPVVNPLLFCPGYRIEVNPKEIEELHIKDVKSVETYTIVTIPTDPRDMSINLQGPILINTETRLAKQLVLVNSGYEVKYFVMQDTDKVVEEKQYQAPATV
- the flgI gene encoding flagellar biosynthesis protein FlgA (part of the basal body which consists of four rings L, P, S, and M mounted on a central rod; Bradyrhizobium has one thick flagellum and several thin flagella; the Bradyrhizobium protein in this cluster is associated with the thin flagella), which codes for MKTLFSNWLSFPTLLVWLLTLLLQFYAPPAEASARIKDIARMNTESETDLIGYGLVIGLDGTGDSKGVPFTRQSLANMMERMGMTIDAEQLKTKNAAAVVVTARISSNNRLDDRIDVTVSSIGDASSLQGGTLLMTPLSTVIGDMYALAQGPVSIGGFNVQVDEGNKIVNNYTLVGRVPNGAKVARELPPTGDSKDILIMLRSPDYTTAASITKKINIKYGLTAFTEDASTVRVVVPDSLSYPNERGEFIADIGQMQVTPDQAARVVINERTGTIVAGSNVSIAPVAIAHGNINVNIKSYPVISQPQPFSQGETVVTSEYQLNVDNEKARVIHFQETVSLSDVAAALNSIGAAPRDIIAIFEALKQAGALRAELVII
- a CDS encoding flagellar hook-associated protein FlgK; the encoded protein is MSGLFDGLELGKRALSTHQLWLNTIGHNVANANTPGYTRQRVHTTTTMPYEHSVGPVGTGVTATDIYHVRDLFLGQQYRQENVALGQWTSMEKSLTQIEALFAEPNAASLSDQMDQFWNAWSDMANNPESLAARSALKEQTNLMTGSFHRLYNQMTDLRKSVDEDIALVTQQVNQYTGELASLNMQIARTELGGENANDLRDKRDYLIDQLSELVNVNVAEQKNGTATVYIGSLAIVEGTSSFKIGTYKSGAGAISVNNVVWQGSEKDVKVLGGQLKGLLDTRDKAIPKYLEALDDIAAELINNVNSLHQTGYGLDGSTGINFFNVNYTSAGNFKLSDEIENNVNRIAASLSGEVGDNRNALAIADLRTSALMSRGTATMSEFYSGLMGQIGIEAGTARNTMENYQLLVSQLDNSRQAVQGVSLDEEMTQMIKYQQAYDAAARVITVMDEALSTVIKEMGIVGR
- the csrA gene encoding carbon storage regulator — encoded protein: MLILTRKLGESITIGDDIKITVLGVFGRQVRIGIEAPSKVVVHREEIYVKIQQENRKAAKSVKQDLASVMKMLKGKIVGDDSKKKKSADISYKKTNSKPNRSGDAAKHDNSE
- the flgG gene encoding flagellar basal-body rod protein FlgG, translating into MLKAMRSAVSGMSAQQLNVDNIANNLSNVNTTGFKRSRVEFQDVLYQNFREAGTATAVGTSVPVNLDVGYGTRPVATVREFSVGDFQNTGNALDLAISGQGFFQIQMPDGTVSYTRDGAFKISADGQIVNSDGFYLYPNVTIPEDASSLSVSIDGDVSVLLVGGEEPQSIGQFELARFINPAGLSAVGHNLYNQTSASGAPILGTPTQEGLGKLDQGYLEISNVRVVDEMVNMIVAQRAYELNSKVIQTSEDMLQISNNLKR